TTCCACAGGTTTAAATCAGGTTCATTATTAGGTTCCTGTATGACTTGTTCTCAATACATTCTCTGTTTCCAACTTGGGCCGTTTGAAATGGTTCATGCGATTATGTTGGTGCAGATTAGCATTTTGCCATGTCGAAAGGGATTGCAGGCATTTCTGAGTGGTCTGTCTCTGTCCATTCTCGTTACATTAATCACAGGTCCTTAAAGACGCTAAAAATGAAATGAACAATATCCTCAGACCACTATTAAGCAACAGTGAGTAATAGAACTATTGCAACTAATAAAAAGGATACTTTGATGTTTCACACGTAACAACAAACTGTTTTATCACCAGTATGTTTAACAAACAGGTAAACACTCAGCTAAATACTTGGGATAGATTTTGCTCGAATAAATTGTTTGAGAGTGGCTTTCTCTTCATCAATAAGTTTCTTCTCTTCAGGATCCTTTGGTTTGGCCTTCCTTTTCTCTTCCAATATCCACTTGAAAAGTTCACGCTGCTGATCCGCAGGAATTGGTTCACGCAGCTTCACAAACTCTGCAACAGGTTTTTCAGTAATTACAGCAGTTGTGGCAGCTGTAGTCGAAACTGGTGTTGAGGGAGAATCTTTTGCCTCTTCTTCCTCTGTTACACTTGTATCTTTTTTCTTGGTCCTCATAAATATGTAAGCTACACAAATTGTATATACCTCAGTCAGACAAGTCACATAAGGATTCCAAAGCTATATTGTCAAGCAATTACATCAAAACCTTCTAGGTAAGAGTCATTTTCTCAGTTTAACAATTGCAAAATCAAAGTACccttaaaaaaagtataaatgtTGGATGCTGGGACCGCAAATAAAGAATGATTACCTTACAAAATAGAACTATGACAAATAAATAGATCCAAGTAcaagtaaaacaaaaatataaagtgCAGGTATTGGATGCTTGGACCACAAAACAATGCATGATTAACTCCATTACGGGAGAGCGCCATAACCAGTTAAAAGAAATAGATACTAAGATAAAGTGCCGCAACAAGTTATTATTACCAGTCCACTATTGATAATTATCAAAGCGGTGCACCTACATAAATAGTCAACATGTGCTGATCAACAATGACACAGCACAGAAAAAATTGCTTTACCACTGCTGATCTACTCCTGCCTCAATGTAATGCAATCAGTAAGCACTTCAAATCTTAGGAGTTCACTTTCACTTCCAAATAATTCACACCTAACTTGTTAGTGCAAATACCACAGTTGACAGCTCATAAACAATTACactaaacaaaaccaaacaaagtttttaagaaattaattatgcTGGTGTGAAATCTGGAGACCAGTAAAGGATAGTCTCACTCAACACTAATATTATTAGTTTCTATGCATGCGAAATGACAATTCAACACCACTGTTCAAGATAACATAATATGACATTAAAATTCAATcagaaatatataatttcaagtaacCCATGAATAATTGTTTTACTAAAAATTTACTAGAGAATCCACaacataaagaaaaagaatacaTCTGAAACTTAGAAAAGGAACAAGAACAGCTTGTGAGAAATTTAATGGGTTCCATATTGCATACATTTTACACTATATTATCCGTTTGGAATTAAAGAATCGAAGCATGAGTTGTCACTCCTCATATGAGCATTAGTTTATCATCATTAAAGGCTATGACAACGGAAATACTATTCTAACCAGGGTTTCTTGGTTTGACTTAAGCATAGGTCACAGTAGTCCTTCTAGCAACCTCCACTATTATCATGCTCCCTAAACAAGATAAAAGACATTAACAGTAATTACCAAGATAAAGAAAGCAGTAATAATTACCCCGATGAAAGATATTACTGAAAATAATTAACAGATTCCCTATCATGATGGTGACAAGACCAGATTGAGAACAAGAATCCATGTAGCAAATTGCTACCTATCTCAGATCAACTTCACTGAGCCGAGCTGTAATTTTCATAATGAAAGAACTTTTCTTTTCACCCTTTTCTAAATTGGCCAAATTTGAATATAAGAGCTTTCCCAAACTTCATTCCCCCTCGACATTTTTAAGCTAAAGCGCTAGTAAGAGATAACAGacatttcttttttgcttttggAATTTGGTTGATTTTAGTTTAAGATGAAATTCAAACAGCGGCAAGCAACATGACTTGCAGAGTTGCAAACCACAGCGCACAAGATGAGAGAAAAGGAATCGTTTCTAGAGATTCACTGGAGAATGGATTCTTCATGAAATGTTTCAAGTCATAAAATAATGCACTAATAAGAGAAGCATTTCCCCCTCCATTAGTACCATAGAATATAGATGTAAGCATACAATTTTAATGCTCCCATCAGCATAACCAGTTCTTTTTTATGCAAAAGGGAACTGTAGAAAACGAACTAAATCAAAAGTTATAACCACCAATGAAGAAAACACTTCAATTATGCATAGACGAAATTAGTCTCAAAACTTATTGTTAACAGTGTAACTTGAGGGCAGAATTAGCAAAAAGGCTATGATTTTGAAACCCAAGAACTATGAAAACGTACTGAACAAATCTTAATGCTACTTGCTGGTGGCTCATAACCATATCCATtcagaaaaatgtttttacccCATCAAGCCATCTATACTCAAGTTTACCCTCTCATTTGTTCCTTGCCCAATTCTTGCGACCCCCACCCAATGACCCTAGTAGGCAAGTAAAAGGAGATTGAAATCAACTATAATTGATCATTGTTGCCTAACTTTTATCGTTTACACCTTTAGAAAAATCAATCACCTTTCTAAAATGGAAGGACAgtgaaaaataatgattttctGGAACTTACAACAGTTTCCTATAATTTTATAACTATCTGAATTCACAGTTTATGTTCATAGATCATTAAGAATTTGCGTATGCTTCTTTGGGCTACATCCAATTTCCTTTGCTCTAAACAATTAGTCCACAACTACTTGtactttcttttaaatatacCGTGTGTCTATCTTCATAACAGCCTTGAGTCATCAATCTTAATGGCATTACAACCAATCCACTAACATTATGtattaaatgtgaaaatttcaaacatttttttgttgttagtTGTTACaatagaaggaaaaaagaagcaAGAAAGCCACTCTAGCACTCCCAATCGCAAGCCCCCACCCTCCGCACTTCTCCTTTCTCTCAGACAAGCATCCCACCAATAATTTTGATCACTATCCATCATTAACCCATATAAGATAAAACCCTCCATAAGAAATGCAATAACACATAAATTTACCAAAATCAAGATATGATTAAACTAAAACCTAATCCccattataacaaaaaatcacCCACCAACCACAACATCAAGAaaacaacttttaatttttgtgtttttcacTCTTCAAGGTAAGGTCCAACAAACCCATTTCAACAATCCAATCAATAAGTTGTTGCATACAGCAAAAATGTGATACACATAagataaaggaaagaaaatgacCTCCAACAGCAAGATTAACAGTCAAAAGAAGGGGCCAGAGGAACTTGTAACGCCTAGCAAAAGACTCCTTTGGTGGAGGAGGTGGCGAAGCACCAGAGCTCGACCCCATTGTGTACGATGCTGCTGCAGCTGACGCAgctgatgatgaagatgatggtgTTGGTGGAGTTGGTATTGAAGAAGCAAAAACTTCTCCTTTTTGTTGTTCCTGGAACTTTTTAAGCTGAGCTGTTAGCACAAGAATAAAATGATTACAGATCATAACTTCAATGATTGAAAccaagaaattaaatcaaatcccAGCAGAAGACTCGTGCTTTGCTAGGCAAGAAAGGGACTTTTTATTTATCTTCAAGATTTCTTgtttcaaaaacaaacaaaattagtttctgaaaacaagaaaaacgaAACAAAAAAAGGGTTGACATTTACCCTTCTTGGGTTTGTTGGTGTAGAGCTTTGGAGCTTCTTCACTCATTGTCCAAAGTCCGTCCTTAGCTGAATCGCTGAACCTTCTCTTAGTTCTACTCACTGCAGTAATAATCAACTGTTAGGacaaaatttaattaggatttaaagttaattatcattttctaattacttcttaatttattttattttatttttgttaaaattaagaaaaagccatataaattaattaatttaatttaatttttttaattatactataCAATTTTAAACCAGTTTTCATGGTACCGATAtaatcaaaatcttaatttaatgtCAATTTTATCCTCGTTGCCAACTTTTGAATCTTAATTTCtcatactaatttttatttacattctCATCTAAAAAgtaattcaaaaacaaaaaaattatacatagaaATTATCTTAATCTAAATAAATAACGtttcatcatattatataatattttgtttacggatttaaaattgaaattttaaaatttatttgtataattaaattttttaaatttttatggtttttattgttgttttataattaatttagtaatcgaaatgatttattaatgtcaaaattatattagaattttgaCGGAATTTCTAGTCCTAGTTTTTGAGACCAACTTGGtggaaaaggaaaacaaaacgCTCCTATtttaccaaaaaatattttgggggtgtgaataaaatttttaaaactcttgAGGCCCAAATAGATATTccttttttttactttggaaaattaaatatttactttatatatttttaaaatattattacgattctaataatttataatatgatatttagaTCTTCaatttattgtgttatatttaatttattagaagcataattgtcattttgtaaattatcaaagcatattaaaattttcaaaatacctcaaatctttttcaaatttttaatagacttccaatatttttctttaatacttttaatatttttaaaaattatatttaattcattaatacGACCACCATCACCTGCGATAggagaaagaaaatttaaggATTTGgagataaaatgattattttttaaaatttaaaaattttagataggagaaattttaagaattttaaacttaaaaaatatgataaaattttaatttttaaaatttttttaaataaaatttttaactttaatattaacaaaattttcaataaaaattggttaataaataggtgtttgaattttgtttaaaattggAGGGTGgcacaattttaaaattttattatacccTTGGGTGAAAACAGTTGTTTGACCTATTTAGAACCCCCacagtttcattttttgtaatattgTTCTACGTGTGTCTAGCGTTTACTGGACCTCCTCATCGACCTGAATAACAGCAGGCACCCTAAAGCATCGATTTCATTCCTTCTTCGTCCCGCATTCATTTTCTCCTTTCACAAAACTCTATTTCAGAACCCAGTCGTTCCCTATAAAATCAAACGCAGAAATTTTGTTCGGTTTCGAATAATTACAGCTGAAAAGTTCGCTCAGCGTAGCGCAAACACTGAGAAACACGTCATGAGCCGCTACGACAGCCGCTCTTCGGACTCCAGCTCTTATCGTGAACGTCGAAGGTAACCCTTCCATTCTATCTCTGTTCGCAGTTGTTTTATATGAAGTCTATGTTGTGAACATGGGTTTTGGTTAGGGTTTTACATGTAGAAGTGTAGTTAGGGtgaacaaaaattgaatgttGAATTAGTTTCGGTGGATTTGAGTGTTAATTTGTGACCCAGTTGTGGATTCggttaattttattgaaagagTAGTTTTTGTCGTTGCTGTGATTTGGGCATTAAGGAAATTtagtgcttttctttttttctttttagagcTGGAATTTGGTTGGGTGAAAGGGaatgtttttgtttgattgattttggttAAAAATGGATTTGACGAAAGCAGTTTTAGGAGCTTTTGGCGAAAGTATGTATTCGGTGATTTGTCAAGAAGATGTTCAAGTGCTTTTGTTAttgaaaacatgtttttttgGGGAAAGCTCTTCAGGTGCATTTTTAATCTGAAAGAGCACTTTAGCTGAGCATTACGAAACTGATAGATTACAGAGAATGAATTGGTTGAAATGAATTTATGTTGTATGTGATCTTAATTGCCTTAAAAAATCGGAATAGTTGGGAAACAAATCTTGGTTAATGGTAAAAAATGTTGTCCTTGTTAAACTTCAGATACCTATCTGTTTAcggttttttatttattgtttgtgAATGTTGTGTTTTTTTAGTGATTCAGGGTTTGGTGGGTCTTCAGGCTATGGCAGCTCAGTGCGATCCTCATCAAACAAGAGGGAAAACAATGATGCCGAGCCACCAAGGAAGTTAGATTTGGATGGACTGACTCCTTTCGAGAAGAACTTTTACATCGAGGCATCATCAGTGGCTGCGATGTCAGAGAGGGATGTGGAGGAGTATCGACAACAGAGGGAAATCACAGTTGAAGGCCGTGATGTTCCAAAACCTGTCAGGAGTTTCCATGACATGGGGTTTCCAGGTACCTTTCGATTGattttgagataatttttatgtgtatctttttcctttgtttatgCATGAGTTAGGAGGAAGTGAGCTGGAgagtatttatttatagtttttttctgcaaattgtttataaaataagCGGGAAGTTAAAATTTGCGAGAATATCCTTAATGGCATGAGCTGCGATTCCAGTGTTTTGTATGTGATTATTGATTATGGCTTTCTTTTATTTACTCTATAAGCAAGCACCCTAGGttgctttttatttatttgtagaTGTAACACAATGCATTTGACTGGCATATGTTACATGTGCAGCAGTTCAAGTACACTGTTTCACACCTTTGATGTATAGAATACAGTTGATTGCTTGTTTCTGATTTTGAAGATATGCTTTTTTTATCAGTTGTTATTAATGGAATTTTCGATGTTAGTGTCTTCTTAATGTTACACTGGTAAGGGAGTATTTGCAAATGATTGCAACATTATATGTTATCTGTATTTtatagtttataaaaataaaatcatactcCATGTGCATATGatgattaagtttttttttttaagtcaataCTAATAGAAGAAGATAGTTAACTTTAATCCTTGAAAAGTTTCTGTGTCAGATAAAAGAATTGTTTTCTTAAAGACTATTCACTGGAGCGCACCTGCTTGACTGCAGATTATGTAATGCAAGAAATTACAAAAGCTGGCTTTGTTGAGCCGACAGCTATACAATCTCAAGGATGGCCCATGGCTTTGAAGGGGCGTGATCTTATTGGAATTGCTGAAACAGGCTCGGGAAAGACACTTGCTTATCTTTTACCCGCAATTGTCCATGTTAATGCCCAGCCATTTTTAGGTAAACTTCTAATATGAGAGAGGTGCAAATATCTCAATGTGAATTTATTTCCTTTCATAATTTGTTCATTGGGTAGGCATAATTATAGTTCTTTTCTCATATTTTCCAGCTCCAGGAGATGGCCCAATTGTGCTAGTTTTAGCTCCAACACGTGAGCTTGCTGTTCAAATACAACAAGAAGCTACCAAATTTGGTGCATCATCACGGATTAAAAGTACATGTATCTATGGTGGGGTTCCCAAGGGACCTCAAATCCGTGATCTCCAGAAAGGTAGATGACTTCATTATAGTGTTTATGTTGTGGCTTTCTTGCATTCTATCATGTGAATActttttaattcagtttgagatgatttatttattaaaattttatgtgtgAGTTATATACCTTTAGTAGTTTTTACACTTGATGAATGGTTGTGGGGTGGTAACACCattattatattgattgttTGGCGCAGGTGTTGAAATCGTCATTGCTACACCTGGGAGGTTGATTGATATGTTGGAGTCACATAATACAAATTTGCGAAGGGTAACTTACCTTGTTCTAGATGAGGCTGATAGGATGCTGGACATGGGGTTTGAGCCTCAAATACGGAAGATTGTTTCTCAGGTTTTGTCTTTTTCATCCCAAGGATaccctatatttatctatttgagAAATATGCTACGATGTGAGTCATGAGCATATTTTCCAATCTCATTCATCTCTTTCCCTTGTCTATCCTCTTGTTGTCTATGGATATTTGTCTGATGTTTTCTTCTGCACAGATCCGCCCAGATCGTCAAACATTATATTGGAGTGCCACTTGGCCTAAGGAGGTTGGGCTACTTGCTAGGCAGTTCCTTCACAACCCATACAAAGTACGATACATTACAACTGCAGTAGTATTCCATGGGCTTCTGTTTTTGGGAACATCTTCTGTAAAAGGGTTTTCAACTTATATTTTACCATCAGTGCACTTTCAATCATGACATatcatttcatttgttaatGGGCTTTTAGTTTTGAGGTATTTGGGCCTTTTTTAAGATATAGTGATCATGTCTACTGTACATGATCTTCTTAAGTAGTAATTATTCTTTACGACTGTTGCTTTTTGGAATTCCAACTTAATTGTTGGGGAAGAGCTCTTACTTATTTGTCTTTCCTTTGGCTTACCTCAGGTGATTATTGGTTCACAAGATTTAAAAGCTAACCATGCAATACGCCAACATGTTGACATTGTTTCTGAGAACCAGAAATATAACAAGTATGGAACCCTTGATTTTGTTCTCAAGGGATGTTTTCTTCTTTGTACACCGTAGAGAGCTTTGTAAGATTTCTAAATGACCTATCTTGTATTCCAGATTGGTAAAGTTGCTGGAGGACATCATGGATGGTAGCCGAATACTTATCTTCATGGATACTAAGAAAGGTTGTGACCAAATTACTCGGCAGCTTCGCATGGATGGATGGCCTGCTCTCTCAATTCATGGAGACAAAAGTCAAGCAGAAAGGGATTGGGTCCTTTCAGAGTTTAAAGCTGGGAAGAGTCCCATAATGACTGCAACAGATGTTGCAGCTCGTGGTTTAGGTATGTACCTTCTATGTTTCATGTCCTTTATCTTACTATGGGACCCTTAACTTGACCACGAAGTTGGGATAACAACCaatcattattttgttaaaaacagaaaattacCATCTTCATCTTTTGTTCCATTGTTCAAGCCTTCTAGTATCTTATTAGATGGCTTCcacatatttaaaatcaatccaTTAAACTAAGCTGCAGTGTTCCTTTATATTTGCTCTTGGGGTGACTAGCTTTAACATTTGCATTCCGTATTCTGGTTTGTGGCAGATGTCAAGGACGTAAAATATGTGATAAATTATGACTTTCCGGGATCTCTTGAGGATTATGTTCATCGCATTGGTCGAACAGGAAGGGCTGGGGCAAAAGGAACAGCATACACTTTCTTCACAGCTGCAAATGCCAGATTTGCAAAGGAACTTATTACTATACTTGAAGAGGCTGGACAGAAGGTCAGTCCTCAATTGGCAGCAATGGGGCGTGGTCCACCTCCTCCATCAGGTCAGTTATATGAGTTAATTCTCTGTTACAATGCATGCATAATGAATGGAGATTGAATATTTCCAGTGTTTTCCGTAGAACTGAGTGTAAACCCTACTAAATTGGCATTATGTAATCGTGGCCATTGTTGTCTTTTAGTACTCAAATGTGTTTGGTGCTATAAATTGTGCTCCCTGTGATGATGATCTGATGGTTTCTCTAGTGGCTCTATTTGAGGGGAAAGACTTCTGGTGTAgaattataaatgatttatccAAACCATGAATTGGTCATTTTGACATTTTTACCTGATGTTTGTCTTGGCTTTCTGTTTGCCTGTCAATACTCCTACTGACTAAAATCTTGTTTATGTTGTCTACTGAAGCAGGGCATGGGGGTTTCCGAGACCGCGGTAGAGGTTATGGTGGGGGTCGCTCGTGGAACTGACTTATGATGGGGACTGTGAGCTTAGTAACCAATACAAAGAAATGGTGGCTATTGCAGCTTGCAGATTTAGGTGTTCTTATTCCTAATATTtgactattttctttttcccaatCGCTGTTTTATCGGCACAACTGCCTTTAGAGTCAGAGGCCATTAGTGTTACTACTAGATTCTGTAATATAAACTGCCAAACTCTCTGTACACTCCATTTGCTGAAAGAGCATTATTTGTTCATCATAGAATCCTGAGCATTATAGTCAAACTAACTATTTTCTCGGTTTCAATTTGTGGCCATAAACATCATATTCTATTTATAAATGTTTCACAGAAGACAGGCGAAAATGACGGTCGTGAGGTGGTAGGATGGTTAGGCGTGTGATCTGCTCACACAATTTGAGGTTCAATTCTGGATCTATAGTTGGTAAGCATCCCACTTATGGCAGATTATGCCCATCGATTAGGATTGTCCGTCATTGCCATCAACCAGAAGTGTACATTACCATTGACATATGTCCCTGCCGTTATTCATAGAGGCCTTAAACTAATATCCGTTATTGTTGTCAAAATTGAATTGGATCACTTGCTCGCCAATAATCCTGAATTCTGTAGAGTCAATAGGAGGTGTTCATTGATGAAAGTGCCTTCTCTTCATTGCCACCGTTGGTGGCTCAGCCTCTGTGGTGGTGCCGCCTTTGCCTACCCAGTGTAAACAGTAAATAGATGCAAGGCCCATTTAATTATTCGGGGTACACTACTGGGCCAGAAACCTAAACCACCATAATAATGTGCATTAAATCATAAGATATGTGTAAGTTTAAGAGAATTTAGATCTGAAGATGAACATAATTTCTTAGAAAATATAGTTCTTGGGATGGTAAAAAGGGATGCTCTTTTGGAAAATTTAAAGGTGCCTAAGGCTAAGGTAATCTAGCAAATGAAAGAGTGGACGCATTAGGGTTATGATGGTCCAAGAGGGAAAGGGGTGAGGATGGACCCTAGGTTGGTTCAAACTGTCTGTCTGTCACACAATCTAAAGGAATCACGTCCTAGCAACACCCTTTTGGCAGGCTATTTTGTACTTGGTGCTACATTTGGTTGTGCCGTCAACAAAAATGGCGAGAGGTGGGAGGGTGAGCCAATGGGTGGACCAAAGGGATCTTGTGACATTGACCTAGGTTAAGAACATGGGTTTGGTCTCATCCCAACCAGCACCAACATTACGGATTCTTTGATGCCAGTTAACTATTGTGGGCATGTCTTTGTTAACTTATGTGGCAGTACCATGGCTTAACTGTCAATGTATTGATCTCACAAAACTTGGATCGATATTGCAAAATGATTCTATTAATTAAAACcttactttttatatttgtttgtagAGATAATGGGTCGTATTGAGTTAATTTTAGCACAGTCTATCATATTACAATCTAGATCTATAACATGACTCAAAACTTTTCGATTGAATCATACTTAAGCCCACATATACAAATGTATGTATGTGacatacttatttataatataaataaataaataaaatatcttgtTAAAATTCTGTCATTTTTACTAAttacttttgagtttttttttagaTGGTTCcactttctttgttttttttctttttttgtgtcGTTCTATCTtatgtttagtttaatttatcaTGCAATGAAATTTCCTCGTTTGATAGGGCCAGATATACTACAAAATATaatgaacaattttttaaaaagaaacatacaaaattattttcaattattttaaattgaattgaattagattttcaatttcttaaaaattaaagcattttcaaaaaacaaaaggcCTCTAGGCCCAAATGATTCCGAAGGGGCATGGAGATGAGCCCATGAATCAAGCAATGAATAGAGGAGGCCCATTAGAGTCAGAGAATAAGATTGAAATAAAATGTCACATATAATTAGAAAGTGTGGATGGGGACCGAGAATCTTTGTGTTGGGTATGGACAATAGAGTCATTTGGATTTTTCCAAGAAAGTGATGGAAATTTTTTACCctttgtttttcctcttttgtttaacttttcttaattattatatacacaatcgtgacatttaataaaaatatataattacaagatttgaaatttttaaaaatttattaatatttcattcgAATTAAGTTATGAACTGACAAACTTATCAAACCATCCaatattaaactcaaacttaattcatttttaaacttACAGGTGAGTAAATAGAGACTTGagtttatcaataaataaatatatgaaacaagTTTTTGGTACATCGTctatgatgattttattttatatcagcATCAGATAAGGTTAGAGTtgcaaagagaaaataatacacaaataaaaatataaaatacaatatcTTACAagctatttattttatttgaaaataaaattgttttcaccttctttttttatttgagtaattttataaaaaaaataattatcctaTATAGCCAAAATCAAC
Above is a genomic segment from Mangifera indica cultivar Alphonso chromosome 3, CATAS_Mindica_2.1, whole genome shotgun sequence containing:
- the LOC123212515 gene encoding uncharacterized protein LOC123212515 encodes the protein MSEEAPKLYTNKPKKAQLKKFQEQQKGEVFASSIPTPPTPSSSSSAASAAAASYTMGSSSGASPPPPPKESFARRYKFLWPLLLTVNLAVGAYIFMRTKKKDTSVTEEEEAKDSPSTPVSTTAATTAVITEKPVAEFVKLREPIPADQQRELFKWILEEKRKAKPKDPEEKKLIDEEKATLKQFIRAKSIPSI
- the LOC123209933 gene encoding DEAD-box ATP-dependent RNA helicase 20-like isoform X1 translates to MSRYDSRSSDSSSYRERRSDSGFGGSSGYGSSVRSSSNKRENNDAEPPRKLDLDGLTPFEKNFYIEASSVAAMSERDVEEYRQQREITVEGRDVPKPVRSFHDMGFPDYVMQEITKAGFVEPTAIQSQGWPMALKGRDLIGIAETGSGKTLAYLLPAIVHVNAQPFLAPGDGPIVLVLAPTRELAVQIQQEATKFGASSRIKSTCIYGGVPKGPQIRDLQKGVEIVIATPGRLIDMLESHNTNLRRVTYLVLDEADRMLDMGFEPQIRKIVSQIRPDRQTLYWSATWPKEVGLLARQFLHNPYKVIIGSQDLKANHAIRQHVDIVSENQKYNKLVKLLEDIMDGSRILIFMDTKKGCDQITRQLRMDGWPALSIHGDKSQAERDWVLSEFKAGKSPIMTATDVAARGLDVKDVKYVINYDFPGSLEDYVHRIGRTGRAGAKGTAYTFFTAANARFAKELITILEEAGQKVSPQLAAMGRGPPPPSAGHGGFRDRGRGYGGGRSWN
- the LOC123209933 gene encoding DEAD-box ATP-dependent RNA helicase 20-like isoform X2, giving the protein MSRYDSRSSDSSSYRERRSDSGFGGSSGYGSSVRSSSNKRENNDAEPPRKLDLDGLTPFEKNFYIEASSVAAMSERDVEEYRQQREITVEGRDVPKPVRSFHDMGFPDYVMQEITKAGFVEPTAIQSQGWPMALKGRDLIGIAETGSGKTLAYLLPAIVHVNAQPFLAPGDGPIVLVLAPTRELAVQIQQEATKFGASSRIKSTCIYGGVPKGPQIRDLQKGVEIVIATPGRLIDMLESHNTNLRRVTYLVLDEADRMLDMGFEPQIRKIVSQIRPDRQTLYWSATWPKEVGLLARQFLHNPYKVIIGSQDLKANHAIRQHVDIVSENQKYNKLVKLLEDIMDGSRILIFMDTKKGCDQITRQLRMDGWPALSIHGDKSQAERDWVLSEFKAGKSPIMTATDVAARGLDVKDVKYVINYDFPGSLEDYVHRIGRTGRAGAKGTAYTFFTAANARFAKELITILEEAGQKVSPQLAAMGRGPPPPSGHGGFRDRGRGYGGGRSWN
- the LOC123209933 gene encoding DEAD-box ATP-dependent RNA helicase 20-like isoform X3 gives rise to the protein MSERDVEEYRQQREITVEGRDVPKPVRSFHDMGFPDYVMQEITKAGFVEPTAIQSQGWPMALKGRDLIGIAETGSGKTLAYLLPAIVHVNAQPFLAPGDGPIVLVLAPTRELAVQIQQEATKFGASSRIKSTCIYGGVPKGPQIRDLQKGVEIVIATPGRLIDMLESHNTNLRRVTYLVLDEADRMLDMGFEPQIRKIVSQIRPDRQTLYWSATWPKEVGLLARQFLHNPYKVIIGSQDLKANHAIRQHVDIVSENQKYNKLVKLLEDIMDGSRILIFMDTKKGCDQITRQLRMDGWPALSIHGDKSQAERDWVLSEFKAGKSPIMTATDVAARGLDVKDVKYVINYDFPGSLEDYVHRIGRTGRAGAKGTAYTFFTAANARFAKELITILEEAGQKVSPQLAAMGRGPPPPSAGHGGFRDRGRGYGGGRSWN